ACATCTGAGTTACAGTTCATAAAGATAACAGTCAGTTTAAAGGAATTCAATAGCCCCAAATAAATGGATTTGACATGCGAGAGATAAACTTCTTGTGCGCAAACATTCTGTGTTATTTATTTAGTCTCTTTGAAAAAATTGGACTGAATATTTTACATGTTGCATTTTTGTTCAGTGTAAATAGAGTTGGCCTGATAACGGCACACATTTTGGTTATTTGCACAATGTTTACACAACTGATGCACTGAAAAGGAACTGATAGATGACAttcacatgtgaatgtgtattAATGATTCTAGTGCCAACCAATCGAAATTGTGGGACAGCAGACTATAATTAGCCACCTAACTTTAGCCTAATATTCAGATATCCTGTTGTATGACAGATCTTTTGaaattaataaatatatatgattaTATTAGCTCCACACCAGAAGCAAAAAACTGTAGTAAATTCATACATTCCATTATATTCAGGTGAATTTAAATCCTATAATCTATTATTTGATATCCACCCCCTCTATCCACACCTCACcagacaacaacaaccaccTTGCCCTCATACAGTGGGTGGGCCTTTCTTTACTTTTCTTGGAAAAAAACGAGAGTTGGATTAGGAAGGCATAATCACACCCCACAAAGAAACTGAGAAGGGAGGCTAAATCGTGAGAGAACACAGCTCTGAACACAGAACTCTGGATGTTGAGAACAATGCAACTGACTGTCCACAGACAATGTGAGTTTGGTCATGGGTCTGAGGTATTGTTGGCATCAGGTAGCAACCTCCCCAGTTAGACGTGCATATTAATTTACTAATTGTTCCTGAGAGGCTGATGAATAAGAAATGGTCTTGTTTGGTTGGACCCATCTATGGTTATGACTGTGCTACGAGCAACAGATGTCAGAGGGGAAGATTTTGTTACCCCTCTGCATATGCCTTCCTaggtctttctctttttctctgtttgtTACTCTCTCATCTAACtgcctttctgtttctcttgtcTGTCGCTCCTTCATTTTTGTCTCTCATGATGGCCCTCTCTTTACGCAAGATGACAGTAAGACAACAACACAATGTATGAAGCTGTTTTGGTCTCATCATTGTGTAACAGTGGCTATCAATACATCTTGTTAACACAGGATGACAACAGCGATTCTTACCTAGTCTCTCTATTAGTTTATCCATATCAAAAGTTCTAAgaaccccctacacacacaacaccaaacacacacatactcccacaTAAGCAGTCCACccgtctctcctcaccctctcacggGACCCACAAACTCACAAACACTCCACCAAACGGTTACCAGGGCAACATGACAAAGCTCACTCACCAACAGATGCAGGCTAATTCTTTCATGATTACATGTAAGGCTGCTGTTGGACAAAGGAATCACTCAGTACCCAATGGGCATCCTTGTCTGGTGcctcaaccccccacaccaaaCCATTGGAGTTGCCAGGTCCCTTGTAAAGCAGGGTTCGGGGAAAAACAGAGTCAAAGCAGCAGCACATAGCATTGAGGCCACTAAAACTTGTGACTTGACGTTTACTGGTCAAGTCACAGTGCAATATATGATGAAAATGTATgttagaaaagtattaataaataGTATGTATAGTAAAATTTTGTATAGGCCTATGCAATATTGCATTGGCGTTTGTGATCAGAACCAGTGGAACCAATACCCCAGCACAGAAAAGTTCAAAGTCCCACAGATTTAGCTTTTCCTACAGTATTGTTGAGAGACAGCGTCTGTgtgcatactgtacatatgattttgttttgtgtgtgttcattccaAAAAATCCCATCAGCTGTTTCCACTTGTATTTCTAAAACAACATTGGAGAGTAAATAGAACAGCTGCTTAACTGAAATTAAAAACTGAACTCTCCATATGTAATAATAGAGATCACTCAAGGTCACCAAAATGGATATAGTCAGGGTAAAACAAGATTATTTTTGTATCCATTTGTCCTTGTCAAACACCTCAGCTTAAAGGATTTTGTCTCTATGATGTCTATTAAGTTTATCAAACACGTACTGGTAGTGACTGTCATTTAGGGTAACACAAAATACTGTACTAAATATGAAATGATTTCAACAAAATAGTTTACTATGAACAACCTAACCATTTTGGAGCATCCACTTGTAGTTGCTTGAGTGGTGTGTTTGATATGAGGTCACTTACACACCAGCTTAAACAGTAAGAAATTGAGGGGTGTTTACGCAAACACCCCAGCAAATGGAAATGCATGTTTTCAATTGGTTATTTACCTTACAAAGCACATCATTACAGTGGTTTCATCATATCAAACTTTATTCTCTCtcacctttctctttcctttcctaATTTCTGTCCCATTTGTCTTCCCTGAAGGAGTGTAATATTGGCAGTGTTACATGTGATTGTCAGCCAAGGCTATCTTTCGTGGGATGTGTTTTCGGGCACAGTGTCCACACTCAAGGCCAAAAATACTTGTAGTAAACAACCATTTCACTTCCACCTCAAACTGTgatttcaaactttctcaaatgCCATAAAGTGTTTCTCCTTCTGTTTTAGATGGAACAATATTTTTCATAAAACTACTATGTTCTACTCTTGTCAAACTCCCCAATCTAACCTCAGATTAAAGGTCTCTTGTCCTTCCCATCCTGAAAACTGACATTAGAGATAATCCCCTGCTGCTTCTGCATCATGTGTGTTATGTTAACCATGTATAGAAATTAAAACTTTTCAACATCTAAGGAGTCTTAAAAAGTCCTCTTTTGTGAAGGTTGATCCTCAATCAGGGACTTTGCTTGAAGTTAGTTATTCAAATGTGAGCTACTGTAGGAGTTTACATGACTTAATTCTTCTTTAATTTAGCCTCATTAAAACCCATAAAGGAATGTTATTGAGGATATTACATTTAATGACATATTGGTTTTTACATTGGGAGGGTATCGACACTAAACAAGACTAAACAAACAATGTGACATGTTCTACCACTAACTAGTATTAATGGAACATGAAGACAATGATAATGTGATAGTGGACTGACGCCCCTCACACATAAACCCTCAGtagtattgatgtgtgtgtgctatgctcAGGCACAATGTGGGTTAGTTGAGGGTTACCGTTGCAGAGGTGAATGTAGAGCACACTTATTCCCCCTGCTGGTAAAGAGAGGACACTGGGCCTCTGAACTGGAACTCTGTCCATAAATAATGACTTTTGTGTGAACCCAGAGTAAAGGAGAACCTCTCAAAGATCTTTTAGTTTCCTTTAGTTCATGTCAGCACAACACCTTTAACACATAAACCTATACTGTCATCCACACAGATATCAtcagacaaccccccccccaaaaaaaaaattacgtAAAATGGCTATCTATGATGGTTGTAACAGTATTCTTCTCTTTGAAATCCTCTAAATTGTTGTTAGAAGTAGAAGCACTGGTTCCTCTGGGCATCAGTCACTCCAAAGATATTGTGGTGGAAGAATCCGCCCACTGTCTTGGGCCCCTTACTATAGGGTCATACTGAAGAAGGGCACCCAGCGTAGCAGTCTATTTGAGCTCCTTAAGCTTTTTAGGATCACATTGaaaaaggaggaagaagggTGTATTGGCAGACACTTGATTCATTGATTCACCATAGAAGGAAAGTTTGGAGGACTTTTAGAGTTTAGAGGATGCTTAAATTGGTCACACTGAACGAGAAGTTAATCATGGGTTCCTAGAAACATTTCACATTATCTCTCAATGAGATGGTGCTACAAAAGGCAACTGGGTATAACTGTAACATTCTGCATGTTTGATACGTTTCCATTtatatgtgtttttgtgtggtgtgtgtttgtgtgtgagagagtgagattcagaaaaagagagaggtgcaAATGAGTACATTAAAAGGAAGGTGATGATATGTCCCTTTTAAATCATGATATTTGGAAGAGAACTATCGACACAACAGTAATGTATAGTTATtgtgagtatgtatgtgtgcatatgtgccaGAGCACTACACTGATGCTTGTTCACATTGTGCCATCTTGTGGAGGAGAATCTCAGACCAGTCAAGTTTATTACATGATCATAAACTAGTTTAGCAGACACTGTtacccaaagcgacgtacagggGGAGTTTTTAACCTGTGACCTCTTAATCTGCAGGAAAATGCTTTAACAATGAACTCTACCTATCCCCATTTTTACATCCAAAGACAATGTTTCGTTCAGTATTTCGTTTACCAAATGAAGTTTGGTATGCTTACGAAAATGTGCTTGCATCAGCTGCAACTGGTTTGTAATGCTTGAATGTATTGCAACTGATACAGAACTTGTTACAAACTCCTCTGTTGCTTTTTATTACATACTAATGCAGTATGCTACTGTATACTGTGTGGGCTGTCTAGAGTCTAACACATTGAACATAGACAcaaaagattttttttacatcatCTAAAACCTGGGGGGCAGGCACTAATTACTTTACAGAGGTTGGGAAGAGAACATAATAAACTTCATAATGACATACAAGAGATCATGTAAGTATATGATTGCAACTGAATGTATTTAGACATTTAGAAAGGATTTAAGCCTCAGACTCAAACATCTTCTTTCTTCCGTCCATACCAGCCTTATCTTCAATGTTCTTTCGCCAATCACCGGTCTGTATTTCCTGTTGTGTAAGAGAAGACATGAATGCTGTGATTAAGCGTCATAGTAAAAATCTGCTAGTACTGCCTTAATAAATGTGAAGATACTGTAAGCTAAGGACCTAGAGTTAAAATTAGCTCTTCTTTGAAAGGTAATGACTGAATAACTGTGCAAGTTTGGTTGACCCACCTCTTCCTTGTGCTCCTTCTTAACTTGTTTTAAGTGGGACCTCAGATCCAGATCTACTTTGTGTCTAGAGCCCAGCAGAGCAGCAAGCATAGCATCAGCAGACATTCGCACTTTCTTCAAGGCAGGCTTCTTGAACTTCATTCCATTCAGGTCCTGCACTTTTATTTTCAAATCTTCAATCTGTTCATAGAGATAAAAATAAATTCAGACAAGCCCTCCttctactggcaggatcaaacTAATTCACAAAATGTGTAGCCTTtgtcaaatataaaaaaatatgaatatatgGTAAAAAcatattgtatactgtatactgtaaatTACCCTTGAACTATTATCGTTGAAGAATAGACAATGTGTGTCTTGTAAGTATGAAGAATGGAATACATAGGAATACGTAAAACAAAAAATGATTACTATGTAAATAGTTGGAAAAAAGCTACACCTCCTTGTTGGTCTTGGTGACCTTGTTTTCCATGTCATATCTCTcctcatcaacaacatcaatctGATGATGGAGCTTCTTGCACAGATCCTAGAGAAAAAGTAAAGAATTGTTGAGATAAAATCACCTTGCAGACTACCAGTATATGGCAGTTGCAGATAATATACAACCTTAGCAGATAATGGACAGATATAATGTGGGCCCCAAGAAATCCAGATGACTTTCACCAGATGGAGAGTACCTGCAGCTCCAGCATGCTTCCGGGGAGGGATAAAACAGGGCAGTTCTCCTCCATGTATCTATGCTTCTCTTCCACAGCCTTGATGGCCTCTTGCTCCAACCATTTGTGACCTATGTGGAGTATTAAACTCTGGAACATAGATCAGATACAAGGGTTACTGTGGCCAGTTACACAGTATCTTTGCACAAGGCCAGATTAACTATTATATTAGATTTGATGGCGTCATGGGGACTGCGTATGGTTTCATGGGGATTGCATAGTTTTCAGTAATGGAGAAATAACTAAACAGCAAAAAAGGCAGTTTAAACAGATTATTATTGCTCTTGGTTATATTGCTGTGGTGACTACTGTTACAGACATGGTTTAATCTAGAGCTCTGAAAACTCTGAACAGTGAATGAAATACAATTGTCCATAGACATTTTAAAATGCCATATTAACTTTTTACTCAGTGAGGGGGGTTCAACTTCACTTTGTTCATGTCTACATTTGTGTACTTACCTTCAGATGATGCCTGCGGCTTGATGTCATCTTTTTACTTTAAAGAAGTTGAGGGAACAAAGAATACAattatgtaaaatgtaataacCAAAGGTAGGTTATCTAATCAATGCCACTCATTTGCTGTCTCTATGCTACCATTGATTCTCAAAAGCACTATAGCTAAGCATTTGAGAAAACAATACCAGAATTCTCACTTACTCAGACATCTTTGCTGGTGGTTGAGACCCTCCCTTTGAATAGAAAAGGTTTACTTGTTATATGTTTTTTGCCTGTGTTCCTATCCTCCAGAGTTTTAAGACATGTTTTATCTTCAGACTTTGAAACCTTGTTAAAGCAAAAAACATTTCTATATTTGGAAAGGGTGTGGAGCATCTGTTGTCTTCATATGATGCTCATTCAGTGAATTCCTCACTGAGGtggtcacacatgcacaccccaaAACCACAACAGCTGAGAATGGTCCTGCCTTCATTGGAATTTTTCTTTCTCAGTCTTCCAAGACAAAACGTATCAAAAGGTCCCACTGGGTGCCCCTACTCTGAATAGTTTAGACTAGATTGCAAGTGACGCAACTACTTTTGGGATATTGACACAATGAAGTAGGTATGACAATTAT
The window above is part of the Osmerus mordax isolate fOsmMor3 chromosome 13, fOsmMor3.pri, whole genome shotgun sequence genome. Proteins encoded here:
- the LOC136955388 gene encoding troponin I, fast skeletal muscle-like → MSDKKMTSSRRHHLKSLILHIGHKWLEQEAIKAVEEKHRYMEENCPVLSLPGSMLELQDLCKKLHHQIDVVDEERYDMENKVTKTNKEIEDLKIKVQDLNGMKFKKPALKKVRMSADAMLAALLGSRHKVDLDLRSHLKQVKKEHKEEEIQTGDWRKNIEDKAGMDGRKKMFESEA